From Leptolyngbya sp. CCY15150, one genomic window encodes:
- a CDS encoding FMN-dependent NADH-azoreductase: MSTLLHIDSSPRGEQSVSRRFTRRFVTLWKIKHPGDRVIYRDLGRHPVPHVNEEWISSAFTPPDARLIDQQQVLSLSDMLIDELITSERYVFGVPMYNLSVPSTFKAYIDQVVRINRTFKYVDGEYQGLLQDKKTLVVTTQGDRSSKTTVHPLPDFQEPYIRSILGLIGITDITFVNLDNLEGDREARAQSISSAKVQVKQLVKDWSGQ; this comes from the coding sequence ATGTCTACCTTGCTACATATTGACTCCAGCCCGCGAGGCGAGCAGTCGGTTTCCCGGCGGTTCACGCGCCGGTTTGTCACGTTGTGGAAAATTAAACACCCCGGCGATCGCGTCATCTATCGAGACTTGGGCCGCCATCCTGTTCCCCATGTGAATGAGGAATGGATTTCCTCTGCTTTCACGCCACCGGATGCGCGATTGATAGACCAGCAGCAGGTTCTCAGTCTGTCGGACATGTTGATCGATGAGTTGATTACGAGCGAGCGCTATGTGTTTGGGGTGCCCATGTATAACTTGAGTGTACCCTCCACCTTTAAGGCCTATATCGATCAGGTGGTGCGCATTAACCGTACGTTTAAATATGTAGATGGGGAGTATCAAGGATTACTTCAAGATAAAAAAACATTGGTGGTGACCACGCAGGGCGATCGCTCCTCTAAAACAACGGTGCATCCGCTGCCAGATTTTCAGGAGCCCTATATTCGATCGATTCTGGGGCTCATTGGTATTACGGATATCACCTTTGTAAACTTAGATAACCTAGAGGGCGATCGCGAAGCTCGGGCGCAGTCTATCAGTTCTGCGAAGGTGCAGGTGAAGCAACTGGTCAAGGACTGGTCTGGTCAGTAG
- a CDS encoding heavy metal-responsive transcriptional regulator produces the protein MTQSASLPLLKIGELHAQSQVSIKTIRYYEEIGLLQAASRTEGGFRLFSPDTLTRLAFVKRSQRLGFSLQEIRHILEIHDQGQLPCAEVRENLERKIHDIDDRIQQLQTLKQELTALMQIPDEASDRSSDTMICPILQSSARQPQTA, from the coding sequence ATGACCCAATCTGCTTCTCTACCCCTGCTCAAAATTGGCGAACTCCATGCCCAGAGCCAGGTGTCTATCAAAACCATTCGATACTACGAAGAAATTGGACTGCTGCAGGCCGCTAGCCGCACAGAAGGAGGCTTTCGGCTGTTCTCCCCAGACACATTGACCCGCCTAGCCTTTGTCAAACGGTCTCAGCGGCTGGGCTTTAGCCTCCAGGAAATCCGACATATCCTAGAGATTCACGACCAAGGTCAGTTGCCCTGTGCAGAGGTGCGCGAGAACCTAGAGCGCAAAATTCACGACATAGACGATCGCATCCAGCAACTGCAAACCCTTAAGCAAGAGCTAACCGCCCTCATGCAAATTCCCGACGAGGCCAGCGATCGCTCATCAGACACCATGATTTGCCCCATCCTACAATCCTCTGCCAGGCAGCCCCAAACGGCCTAA
- a CDS encoding mercuric reductase encodes MSYSAFEAAPISPMDDYNQQLVNHVHPADWTNPTPSDRYDLVVIGAGTAGLVVAAGAAGMGLGLKVALIERHLMGGDCLNVGCVPSKCLIRSSRVVADMRNAAPFGIHPPDQIDVDFAAVMARMRQLRAGISHHDSADRFQGIGVDVFLGDGAFVDSNTVVVQGQRLTFKKAVIATGARAVRPSIEGLAEAGFLTNETVFNLTERPQRLAVIGGGPIGCELAQAFHRLGCQVVLFHRGEHLLNKEDPDAAAIVQQAFIQDGIQLVLGCDLQRVERTPSGKVIHYSCQGETHTLEVDEILAGAGRAPNVETLNLEAVGVDYDQRRGVVVNDYLQTTNPKIYAAGDICMNWKFTHAADAAARIVLKNTLFSPFGLGRYRLSNLVMPWATYTDPEIAHVGLYERDAQKQGIDINVIKIPMSAVDRAIADGETEGFVKIIHTRGGDKILGATIVARHAGDLISEITAAMVGGLGLSTLSGVIHPYPTQAEGIKKAADAYRRTLLTPTSKRFLGLLTKLS; translated from the coding sequence ATGTCCTATTCTGCCTTTGAAGCTGCGCCCATCTCCCCGATGGATGACTATAACCAACAGTTGGTGAACCATGTCCATCCGGCGGATTGGACGAATCCTACCCCAAGCGATCGCTACGATTTGGTGGTGATTGGTGCTGGCACGGCGGGCTTAGTAGTGGCCGCCGGAGCTGCAGGTATGGGACTGGGTTTGAAGGTGGCGCTGATTGAGCGGCATTTGATGGGTGGTGATTGTTTAAACGTGGGTTGTGTGCCCTCAAAATGCCTGATTCGCTCTTCGCGGGTGGTGGCAGACATGCGCAACGCAGCTCCCTTTGGCATCCATCCACCCGACCAGATTGACGTAGACTTTGCCGCCGTCATGGCACGGATGCGCCAACTGCGGGCCGGCATTAGTCATCATGATTCCGCCGATCGCTTTCAGGGAATTGGCGTTGATGTCTTCCTCGGTGACGGTGCCTTTGTGGACTCCAATACCGTCGTTGTGCAGGGGCAACGGCTGACGTTTAAGAAAGCCGTGATTGCCACCGGAGCCCGGGCCGTGCGTCCCAGCATCGAAGGTCTAGCCGAGGCCGGCTTTCTCACCAACGAAACGGTCTTTAACCTCACCGAGCGCCCCCAACGCCTAGCGGTGATCGGCGGCGGCCCGATTGGCTGTGAACTGGCCCAGGCCTTCCACCGCCTCGGCTGCCAGGTGGTGCTGTTCCACCGGGGCGAGCATTTGCTCAACAAAGAAGATCCGGATGCTGCCGCCATTGTGCAACAGGCCTTCATCCAAGATGGCATTCAACTCGTCCTCGGTTGCGACCTGCAGCGCGTGGAACGCACCCCCAGCGGCAAGGTGATTCACTATAGCTGTCAAGGCGAAACCCATACCTTAGAGGTGGACGAGATTCTGGCTGGAGCTGGTCGGGCACCCAATGTCGAGACCCTGAACCTAGAAGCCGTCGGTGTGGACTACGATCAGCGGCGCGGTGTGGTGGTCAACGACTATTTGCAAACCACCAACCCCAAAATCTACGCCGCTGGGGACATTTGCATGAACTGGAAATTTACCCATGCCGCCGATGCCGCAGCTCGGATTGTTCTAAAAAATACTCTCTTTTCTCCCTTTGGTCTCGGTCGCTATCGCCTCAGCAATCTCGTGATGCCCTGGGCCACCTACACGGATCCAGAGATTGCCCATGTGGGTCTCTATGAACGAGATGCCCAGAAACAAGGTATTGATATCAATGTGATCAAAATTCCTATGAGCGCCGTAGACCGAGCGATCGCCGATGGTGAGACGGAAGGCTTTGTCAAAATCATCCACACCCGTGGGGGCGATAAAATCCTCGGTGCGACCATTGTTGCCCGCCATGCCGGTGACCTGATCAGCGAGATTACCGCCGCCATGGTAGGTGGATTGGGGCTTAGCACCCTCTCCGGCGTCATTCATCCCTACCCGACCCAAGCCGAGGGCATCAAAAAAGCAGCCGATGCCTATCGCCGTACCTTGTTAACTCCTACCTCGAAACGCTTCCTAGGGTTGCTAACCAAGCTATCCTAA
- a CDS encoding TVP38/TMEM64 family protein, translating into MTRYLSPVRLSSTLVLMIGFSILGLLLSTGTAIAQDTTPGSPIQTTIQSTLEWIAGLGAIGPIALIAVYLVATVAFVSGGLLTLGAGALFGVGAGSIYAFIGASLGATAAFLVGRYLARDWVSKKLEAYPKFQAIDQAVGREGLKIVLLTRLSPVFPFVLLNYAFGITGVSLRDYVIGFVGMIPGTLLYTYLGSAVGSLAALFTQSNRPKSPAEYALFIVGLITTFGVTWFVTRIARRALAQEVGDLDNPAAAMDEPS; encoded by the coding sequence ATGACGCGTTACCTGTCTCCAGTTCGTTTATCCTCAACCCTTGTATTGATGATAGGATTTTCCATCCTCGGTTTACTCCTGAGCACCGGCACAGCGATCGCTCAAGATACCACCCCCGGCTCTCCCATTCAGACCACGATTCAATCTACCCTAGAGTGGATTGCCGGTCTGGGAGCGATCGGGCCCATCGCGTTGATTGCTGTGTATTTGGTTGCGACGGTAGCCTTCGTCTCCGGTGGCTTGCTGACCCTGGGGGCAGGTGCCCTGTTTGGCGTTGGGGCTGGATCGATCTATGCGTTCATCGGTGCCAGTTTAGGTGCAACAGCCGCCTTCCTCGTTGGGCGTTACCTAGCCCGCGATTGGGTCTCGAAAAAGCTAGAAGCCTATCCCAAGTTCCAGGCGATTGACCAGGCCGTGGGTCGCGAGGGGCTAAAAATAGTCTTGCTCACCCGCCTCTCCCCCGTCTTTCCCTTTGTGCTGCTGAACTACGCCTTTGGCATCACGGGGGTCTCCCTGCGCGACTACGTCATCGGCTTTGTGGGCATGATTCCCGGCACTCTTCTCTATACCTACCTGGGCTCTGCTGTCGGCAGTTTAGCGGCTCTGTTCACCCAGAGCAATCGCCCCAAGAGCCCTGCAGAATATGCCCTGTTCATCGTCGGTTTGATCACCACCTTTGGGGTCACCTGGTTTGTCACCCGCATTGCTCGCCGGGCCTTGGCTCAGGAAGTCGGTGATCTCGACAATCCAGCCGCAGCCATGGATGAACCCAGCTAG
- a CDS encoding DNA double-strand break repair nuclease NurA yields the protein MLDLTKLAQQMQGIGQHLNQEAATVRQRLDRATVLVAQAAERQAELVAHHDTWGDRLGFTAACPIEPLDTAVPLTAAPNAHSVLATDGSQIAPSHHEIAYCYLVNVGRVALHYGQSRYPLLDSLPEVFYRAEDLYVSRQWGIRTEEWMGYQRTVSEAAALADLAIACQSPQPGAAPSLAMVDGSLIYWFLDPLPHEARDRLLPPILAAWERLRAARIPLVGYLSASRSSEALNFLRLHTCPHATPDCQTHCAGQSETAPCQVLTPLRDTVLWGLRLQPGQRGPFWRSSAHILSLYGEHTIYFCYAHVGSEIARIEMPEWVALDDTLRDIALSLTLTQVQKGYGYPVALAEAHNQAVVRGGDRSRFFALLEQQMIRAGLQNIGTSYKEARKRGSIA from the coding sequence GTGTTAGATCTGACCAAGTTGGCCCAGCAAATGCAAGGCATAGGGCAGCATTTAAATCAGGAAGCCGCTACGGTGCGACAGCGTCTCGACCGGGCGACGGTGCTGGTGGCCCAGGCGGCAGAGCGACAGGCTGAGCTGGTGGCACACCATGACACCTGGGGCGATCGCTTAGGGTTCACCGCTGCTTGCCCCATTGAGCCCTTGGACACGGCTGTACCCCTGACGGCGGCCCCCAATGCCCACAGCGTTTTGGCTACCGACGGTTCTCAAATCGCGCCCAGCCACCATGAAATTGCCTACTGCTATCTGGTGAATGTGGGGCGGGTGGCGTTGCACTACGGGCAGTCGCGCTATCCGCTGCTGGATAGCTTGCCTGAGGTGTTTTATCGCGCCGAAGATCTCTATGTATCGCGGCAGTGGGGCATTCGCACTGAGGAGTGGATGGGCTACCAGCGCACGGTGTCGGAGGCGGCAGCTTTGGCAGACTTGGCGATCGCCTGCCAATCTCCCCAGCCAGGGGCAGCTCCGAGCCTAGCTATGGTGGATGGCTCGTTGATTTACTGGTTTTTAGATCCCCTGCCCCATGAGGCCCGCGATCGCCTTCTGCCGCCTATTCTTGCCGCTTGGGAACGCCTACGGGCCGCCCGCATTCCCCTGGTGGGTTACCTGAGCGCCTCCCGCAGCAGTGAAGCACTGAACTTTTTGCGGCTGCACACCTGCCCCCACGCCACGCCCGACTGCCAAACCCACTGTGCCGGCCAGTCGGAGACTGCTCCCTGCCAGGTGTTGACGCCCCTGCGGGATACGGTGCTTTGGGGATTACGGCTGCAGCCGGGGCAGCGCGGCCCCTTTTGGCGCAGTTCGGCCCACATTCTGTCTCTCTATGGTGAGCATACGATTTACTTTTGCTATGCCCATGTGGGGTCTGAGATTGCCCGCATTGAAATGCCGGAGTGGGTGGCGCTGGATGACACTCTGCGGGACATCGCGCTTAGCTTGACGCTCACCCAGGTGCAAAAGGGCTACGGCTATCCGGTGGCGTTGGCGGAAGCTCATAACCAAGCGGTGGTGCGAGGGGGCGATCGCTCTCGGTTTTTTGCGTTGCTGGAACAGCAGATGATCCGGGCAGGTTTGCAGAATATTGGCACATCTTATAAAGAAGCCCGTAAGCGGGGCAGCATTGCCTAA
- a CDS encoding DUF4230 domain-containing protein: MRNLQEVQDNQAQNQEMQSQDKQGTTAPASDRPLDRAPEPRRSRPVLTALQYIALLSVAGLFGSLSFGLISTWRTGSSLMSRLTAPQPPAQVDVRTVLVQQVRGASELTTAVFAMESVVPASRDRTLAGYTVGTTTLLYMAYGEVRAGVDLSDMTPQNIQVDGDQITVTLPPPQILDSKIDVARSSVYDYDRGFLGLGPDVAPELQQLAQTETLAKIVEAACRENLLDEANVRAELVVTQLLSTAGYGNVTVESQSADPAACAAASTTPAPTPATETQP, encoded by the coding sequence ATGCGTAACCTGCAAGAGGTTCAGGACAACCAGGCTCAAAATCAAGAGATGCAGAGCCAGGATAAACAAGGCACAACAGCGCCAGCTAGCGATCGCCCCTTGGATCGGGCACCAGAACCGAGGCGATCGCGCCCTGTGCTGACGGCGCTGCAATATATTGCTCTGCTGTCGGTGGCGGGTCTGTTTGGATCCTTGTCCTTTGGTCTGATTAGCACCTGGCGCACGGGCTCTAGCCTGATGTCGCGGTTAACCGCTCCCCAACCGCCCGCCCAGGTAGACGTGCGCACCGTGCTGGTGCAGCAGGTGCGGGGCGCAAGTGAATTAACGACGGCAGTCTTTGCTATGGAATCGGTGGTGCCGGCCAGCCGCGATCGCACCCTAGCTGGCTACACGGTTGGCACCACGACGCTGCTCTACATGGCCTATGGAGAAGTGCGGGCTGGCGTGGATCTGAGTGACATGACGCCCCAAAATATTCAGGTTGATGGCGACCAAATTACCGTCACCCTACCGCCACCCCAAATTCTAGATAGCAAAATTGATGTAGCTCGATCGAGCGTTTATGACTACGATCGCGGCTTTTTGGGTCTCGGCCCCGATGTGGCTCCAGAACTCCAGCAGCTTGCCCAAACCGAAACCCTGGCCAAAATTGTGGAAGCTGCCTGTCGGGAAAATTTGCTAGACGAGGCCAATGTCCGAGCTGAACTTGTGGTAACGCAGCTTTTGAGCACCGCTGGCTATGGAAACGTGACCGTTGAATCTCAGTCTGCCGACCCTGCCGCCTGTGCTGCCGCTTCAACGACTCCAGCCCCCACCCCTGCGACAGAGACCCAACCGTAA
- a CDS encoding glycogen debranching protein, with translation MTIWINEQLDPLGIIYACIACDSETEAEACHVSFQENLTADQKADGWVARLRTVDSWDDVPVNALKLS, from the coding sequence GTGACTATTTGGATAAATGAGCAGCTTGATCCCCTGGGTATTATCTATGCCTGCATTGCCTGCGATAGCGAGACCGAGGCCGAAGCCTGCCATGTTTCGTTTCAAGAAAACCTCACCGCCGACCAAAAAGCAGATGGCTGGGTGGCCCGTCTGCGCACCGTAGACTCCTGGGATGACGTCCCCGTCAACGCCCTCAAGCTCAGCTAG
- a CDS encoding PAS domain S-box protein, translated as MVSISYPDESVHLPALRDRLLALEQDIAEHGSGTAAARWRAELAAIAADLDQASCHPKPAERVAKESDRPSLDYLRHAYQVLDFHLENLPLAFIEWDAQSRIRRWSTQAEAILGWQAEEVMGKTLQDLNFIHEDDCQSVMQVKERLLRGEQRIIHRNRNYHKNGSVVYCEWYNSSLTDEQGQVISVLSVMQDITERQAADLALETSEQRYRQLFDSANDAIFVHPLSAEGQLSNFSDVNTVACQLLGYSREQLMQRSPKDINLPEMNDQLPEITQRLQQDHQALFDMVLLSQTGEPIPTEINSHLFELEGKLTVLSVVRDSRDRKQAELEIQACIQQEQSLNRVVQTIRNSLDIQTIFSTATREIVDLLGISRALIVQYCPEQEYWQHVAEHRCHESLPDTLNTIIPDRHNPFAERIKRGEIICIDQTSTIEDPINQALADQFPGAWLIVPLRVNGETWGALTLMKEASHAGWQASELELAHRVTDQLAIAIQQAQLYHQAQEQLAERQRAEAALRESLAEKEVLLAEVHHRVKNNLQIISSLLDLQANRTQDPTARDVLRQSQSRVSSIALIHEHLYQSHDLCNINVAQYVRRLTADLYRTYATSIHPVTLEQVMDPSIHIGVDRAISLGLILNELIANALKHGFKSGQSGTLTMSLQAVSPDEYALSVGHDGLALPSDFDPQAPQSMGLKLVSILIQQLKGRLECDRSPQTVFTVYFPSQS; from the coding sequence ATGGTATCTATTAGCTATCCCGATGAATCTGTACACTTACCGGCCCTGCGCGATCGCCTCCTGGCCCTAGAGCAGGATATCGCCGAGCATGGCTCTGGAACGGCGGCAGCTCGGTGGCGGGCAGAACTGGCAGCGATCGCCGCAGATCTCGACCAAGCCTCTTGCCATCCCAAGCCTGCTGAACGGGTGGCGAAGGAAAGCGATCGCCCCTCTTTAGATTACCTGCGTCATGCCTACCAGGTGCTGGACTTCCATCTAGAAAACTTGCCCCTCGCCTTTATTGAATGGGATGCCCAGTCTAGGATCCGGCGTTGGTCAACCCAGGCGGAGGCAATTCTAGGTTGGCAAGCCGAGGAGGTCATGGGTAAGACATTGCAGGATTTAAACTTTATTCATGAGGATGATTGCCAAAGCGTCATGCAGGTGAAAGAACGTCTGCTGCGAGGAGAACAGCGGATCATTCATCGCAACCGCAACTATCATAAAAATGGCTCGGTGGTGTATTGCGAATGGTATAACTCGTCGCTAACCGACGAACAAGGGCAGGTAATTTCAGTGTTGTCGGTGATGCAGGACATTACCGAACGCCAGGCAGCAGACCTGGCCCTAGAAACAAGTGAACAACGCTATCGCCAGCTCTTTGATAGCGCCAACGACGCAATCTTTGTGCATCCATTGAGCGCCGAAGGGCAGTTATCTAACTTCTCCGACGTGAATACCGTAGCTTGCCAGCTCTTGGGCTATAGCCGTGAGCAACTCATGCAGCGATCGCCCAAGGATATTAACCTGCCGGAGATGAATGACCAGTTGCCAGAGATTACCCAACGCTTGCAGCAGGATCACCAAGCTCTGTTTGATATGGTGTTGCTTAGCCAGACGGGTGAACCCATTCCCACGGAGATCAACTCCCATTTGTTTGAGCTAGAGGGAAAGCTGACCGTGCTGTCTGTGGTGCGTGATAGTCGCGATCGCAAACAGGCAGAGCTAGAAATCCAAGCCTGTATCCAGCAAGAACAGTCTCTCAACCGCGTGGTGCAGACCATCCGCAATTCGTTGGATATTCAAACTATTTTTTCTACTGCGACTCGCGAGATTGTGGATCTCTTGGGCATTAGCCGCGCCTTAATTGTGCAGTATTGTCCTGAGCAAGAATACTGGCAACATGTTGCCGAGCATCGATGTCACGAGAGTTTACCGGATACATTAAACACCATCATTCCCGATCGCCATAATCCTTTTGCCGAACGCATCAAGCGCGGAGAAATCATCTGTATTGATCAAACCAGTACCATTGAAGACCCCATTAACCAAGCGCTTGCCGATCAGTTTCCCGGTGCTTGGCTGATTGTGCCCCTCAGAGTCAATGGTGAGACGTGGGGGGCGCTGACGCTGATGAAAGAGGCTAGTCATGCCGGATGGCAGGCGTCTGAACTCGAACTGGCGCACCGAGTCACGGATCAACTGGCGATCGCTATCCAGCAGGCCCAGCTCTACCATCAGGCCCAAGAGCAACTGGCCGAACGGCAGCGGGCTGAAGCTGCGTTGCGAGAATCTTTGGCGGAAAAAGAGGTGCTGCTGGCGGAAGTGCATCACCGGGTCAAAAATAACTTACAGATTATTTCTAGCCTACTCGATCTCCAGGCCAACCGCACTCAGGATCCAACCGCTCGGGACGTTCTGCGGCAAAGCCAAAGCCGGGTCAGCAGCATTGCCCTGATCCATGAACACCTTTACCAGTCCCATGACCTGTGCAACATCAACGTTGCCCAATATGTTCGTCGGCTGACCGCAGACCTCTATCGCACCTACGCCACCTCCATCCATCCTGTCACCCTAGAGCAGGTCATGGATCCCAGCATCCATATTGGCGTCGATCGGGCGATCTCCCTAGGTTTGATTCTCAATGAACTGATTGCCAATGCTTTGAAACATGGCTTCAAGTCCGGTCAATCTGGCACTCTCACCATGTCCCTCCAGGCTGTTAGTCCTGATGAATATGCACTGTCCGTTGGTCATGACGGCCTTGCCTTGCCCTCCGACTTTGATCCCCAAGCTCCTCAATCCATGGGACTCAAGCTCGTCTCTATTTTGATCCAGCAGCTTAAGGGACGTCTAGAGTGCGATCGCAGCCCTCAAACGGTGTTTACCGTTTATTTCCCATCGCAAAGTTAA
- a CDS encoding GAF domain-containing protein: MAKILIVEDEPIAAWHLQESLESLTHQVVGCVSSGREAIQVTQSLQPDIVIMDIRLEGDLDGIQTATIINHDYEVPVIYLTAHSDEVTLERVLKTSPFGYLMKPFRLKELQTSLNITLQRSQLEQRLEASEQRLAVTLNSLGDAVIATDTYQHITFMNPVAERLTGWDTEAAMGKPISAVMRLLDAQTRQDLINPLTQAIGDGQVFRLPEPTVLQSLAGQEYLVSDSAAPIQTTEGDIIGGVLVFTDLTDRQALEADLRRSQDRYQLAVQAGQVGVWDWVLDTHDIYLDPILKSMLGYDEEDIPNHLDEWLKHVHPGDRSKVAIALNTHLNDATHQFVCEHRMLHKDGSIRWVLMRGSAEKDRHDRPWRVMGTYVDITTQKQAENAFQQQAKQEQVLNQIAQHIRQSLDLDQVLKTTVHEVRHLLQADRTLIYELPINLRGKIVMESLAPGWVSMQGWEIFDPCFSLSPCLEKYRQGATQAIADVHQAGLSQCYVELLDQFQVKANLVVPIISGDRLWGLMVAQQCTAPRHWEGWEISLMTQLATQVAIAIQQAELYRQLQTLNSNLDHQVQKRTQDLQQALNLEAILQRITDRVRDSLNEHSILQSTVQEVTQGLGTLGGRISLYDLSAHQSRIYYEYSELSCAYVGQTISMADDPQLYQPLLERQTVHYCPCWSDPLWGKQSFLVYPIFDDQGALGDLCLFDHCDRSFSVQERRLVQQVASQCAIALRQSRLYRAAQQQVDQLERLNHLKDEFISTISHELRTPIANIRMATQVIEIVLKQLGLLDAHEHLARYLSILHEEGQRELDLINDLLDLSQLEVGGQSDALELLDLKQWLPHLVDSFSDRVQQHHQLLLLDLPDNLPILQIESLYFERVLLELLNNACKYTPAEGSIQLTVRARRQGIELQLANTCLNLSPDECEKMFDTFYRIPSRDPWKHGGTGLGLALVKKLMARLEGTIQASSQDNQVTFTLWVPILDEDSASPEIGSRDIG, encoded by the coding sequence ATGGCAAAGATCCTTATTGTTGAAGATGAACCGATTGCGGCCTGGCATTTGCAGGAGTCTTTGGAGTCCTTGACGCACCAAGTTGTGGGCTGCGTGAGTTCTGGGCGTGAAGCGATTCAGGTCACCCAGTCCTTGCAGCCTGACATCGTGATCATGGACATTCGTTTAGAGGGAGACCTAGATGGCATCCAAACTGCTACGATTATCAACCATGACTATGAGGTGCCGGTTATTTATCTGACCGCGCACTCTGATGAGGTAACCCTAGAGCGGGTGCTGAAAACATCGCCCTTTGGTTACTTAATGAAGCCCTTTCGGCTGAAGGAACTGCAGACGAGCCTCAACATTACCCTGCAGCGATCGCAATTGGAGCAACGGCTAGAAGCCTCAGAGCAACGGTTAGCGGTCACGCTCAACAGCTTAGGTGATGCGGTGATTGCTACCGATACGTATCAGCATATTACCTTTATGAATCCGGTGGCCGAGCGCCTGACTGGATGGGATACCGAGGCAGCCATGGGGAAACCGATCAGCGCTGTCATGCGGCTGCTGGATGCTCAAACTCGCCAAGATCTTATCAACCCTCTCACCCAGGCGATCGGTGATGGACAGGTTTTCCGGCTTCCCGAACCGACTGTGCTGCAAAGCCTAGCCGGACAGGAATATCTGGTGAGTGACTCCGCTGCTCCGATTCAGACGACAGAAGGAGACATTATTGGTGGTGTTTTGGTGTTCACCGACCTCACCGATCGCCAAGCGCTGGAAGCTGATCTACGGCGCAGTCAGGATCGCTATCAACTGGCGGTGCAGGCTGGGCAAGTGGGAGTGTGGGACTGGGTCTTAGATACCCATGACATTTATCTTGATCCTATCCTCAAGTCGATGCTGGGCTATGACGAAGAGGACATTCCCAATCATCTGGATGAGTGGTTAAAACATGTGCATCCGGGCGATCGCTCTAAGGTGGCGATCGCTTTGAATACTCACCTCAATGATGCCACCCATCAATTTGTCTGTGAACACCGAATGCTGCATAAAGACGGTAGCATTCGCTGGGTTTTAATGCGCGGGAGTGCAGAAAAGGATCGTCACGATCGCCCCTGGCGGGTGATGGGTACCTATGTAGATATTACGACTCAAAAGCAGGCGGAGAATGCCTTTCAGCAGCAGGCAAAGCAGGAGCAGGTGCTGAACCAGATTGCTCAACATATTCGTCAATCCCTAGATCTTGATCAGGTATTGAAAACAACGGTGCATGAGGTGCGTCATCTGTTGCAGGCTGATCGCACGCTGATCTATGAACTGCCTATCAACCTCCGGGGCAAGATTGTGATGGAGTCTTTAGCACCGGGATGGGTGTCTATGCAGGGATGGGAAATTTTTGATCCTTGTTTTAGTTTAAGTCCTTGTTTAGAAAAGTATCGCCAAGGTGCAACCCAGGCGATCGCAGATGTGCATCAGGCAGGTTTATCCCAGTGCTATGTAGAACTACTGGATCAGTTTCAGGTCAAAGCTAATCTAGTTGTCCCCATTATCTCGGGCGATCGCCTCTGGGGGTTGATGGTGGCGCAGCAATGTACAGCGCCCCGGCATTGGGAAGGATGGGAAATTAGCCTAATGACCCAACTTGCTACTCAGGTGGCGATCGCGATTCAGCAGGCAGAGCTTTACCGTCAATTACAGACTCTAAACAGTAATTTAGATCACCAAGTTCAGAAGCGCACCCAGGATCTACAGCAGGCGCTCAACCTTGAAGCGATCCTCCAGCGAATTACCGATCGGGTGCGGGATTCGCTCAATGAACACAGTATTTTACAAAGCACCGTCCAAGAAGTGACTCAGGGATTAGGCACATTGGGTGGACGGATCTCGCTCTACGATCTGTCCGCTCATCAGTCTCGGATCTATTATGAATATTCTGAGCTGAGTTGTGCCTATGTAGGACAAACTATTTCTATGGCAGATGATCCACAGCTTTATCAACCATTACTGGAGCGACAAACTGTACACTATTGTCCATGCTGGTCAGATCCGTTGTGGGGAAAGCAATCTTTTCTCGTTTATCCTATTTTTGACGATCAGGGTGCGTTGGGCGATCTCTGTCTTTTTGACCATTGCGATCGCTCGTTTTCTGTTCAGGAACGCCGCTTAGTGCAGCAGGTGGCTAGTCAATGTGCGATCGCCCTGCGTCAGTCTCGCCTCTACCGCGCTGCCCAGCAGCAGGTGGATCAACTAGAGCGATTGAACCATCTCAAAGATGAGTTTATCAGCACCATTTCCCATGAATTGCGTACCCCCATCGCTAATATTCGCATGGCGACGCAGGTGATTGAAATTGTCCTCAAGCAACTGGGGCTTCTTGATGCCCATGAGCATTTAGCGCGCTATCTGAGCATCCTGCATGAGGAAGGTCAGCGAGAGCTTGATTTAATTAACGATCTGCTAGACTTATCTCAACTAGAGGTTGGAGGGCAGAGTGATGCGTTGGAACTCTTAGACTTGAAACAGTGGTTGCCCCATCTTGTCGATTCCTTTAGCGATCGCGTTCAGCAACACCATCAGCTCCTGCTTTTGGATCTGCCAGATAACTTACCGATTCTGCAGATTGAGTCGCTCTACTTTGAGCGAGTTCTCCTAGAGCTTCTGAATAATGCCTGTAAATATACCCCAGCAGAAGGTAGTATTCAGCTTACGGTGCGGGCAAGGCGGCAGGGAATTGAGCTACAGCTTGCTAATACCTGTCTGAATCTAAGTCCAGACGAGTGTGAGAAGATGTTTGACACCTTCTATCGCATTCCCAGTCGAGATCCCTGGAAGCATGGCGGCACAGGTTTAGGATTAGCTTTGGTGAAAAAACTTATGGCTCGCCTAGAGGGTACCATCCAAGCCAGCAGTCAGGATAATCAAGTCACGTTTACCCTATGGGTGCCGATCTTGGATGAAGATAGCGCCAGCCCTGAGATCGGATCCCGCGATATTGGATGA